The window gaggccacacgcaagtccctcgtacctacacaaacaaataagaaccttgcaaccaacgcgataaaggggttgtcaatcccttcacggccacttgcaaaagtgagatctgatagagatgataagataatatttttggtatttttatgataaagattaaaagtaaagattgcaaaataaacggcaacagaaatagctagttgacgggagattaatatgatggaggatagacctgggggtcataggtttcactagtggcttctctcaagatagcataagtattacggtgggtgaacaaattactgtcgagcaattgatagaaaagtgcataattatgagaatatctaggcatgatcatgtatataggcatcacgtccgcgacaagtagaccgactcctgcctgcatcaactactattactccacacatcgaccgctatccagcatgcatctagagtattatgttcataagaacagagtaatgcattaggtaagatgacatgatgtagagggataaactcatgcaatatgatataaaccccatctttttatcctcgatggcaacaatacaataagcgtcgtttcccctactgtcactggaatcgagcaccgcatgattgaacccaaagctaagcacttctcccattgcaagaaagatcaatctagtaggccaaacgaaactgataattcgaagagacttgcaaatataaccaatcatacataaaagaatccagagaagattcaaatattgttcatagataatcttgatcataaacccacaattcatcggatctcgacaaacacactgcaaaaagagttacatcaaatagatctccaagaaaatcaaggagaactttgtattgagatccaaagagagagaagaagccatctagctaataactgtggacccgaaggtctatggtaaactactcacacatcatcggagaggctatggtgttcatgtagaagccctccgtgatcgatgccccctccggcagagcgccagaaaaggccccaagatggatctcacgggtacagaaggttgcggcggtggaattaggttttcatggtgctcctcgatggtttgggggtacgtaggtatatataggaggaagaagtaggtcggtggagccacaaggggcccatgagggtggagggcgcgcccaggggggggggggtaggtgcgcccctgcctcgtggcctcctcgttggttggttgacatccactccaagtcccctagatcacgtttgttccaaaaatcacgctcccgaaggtttcattccgtttggactccgtttgatattccttttctgcgaaacactaaaataggcaaaaaaaacaacaatttgcactgggccttgggttaataggttagtcccaaaaataatataaaattgtataaataagcccattaaacatccaaaacagaatatataatagcatggagcaatcaaaaattatagatacgttggagacgtatcatgtgtgaacgtagagcttatcacacccgatcatcacgtggtgtctcggcacgacgaactgtagcaacggtgcatactcagggagaacacttatgccttgaaatttagtgagagatcatcttataatgctaccgtcaaactaagcaaactaagatgcataaaggataaacatcacatgcaatcaatataagtgatattatatggccatcatcatcttgtgcctttgagctccatctccaaagcaccgtcatgatcaccatcgtcaccggcttgacaccttgatctccatcaaagcatcgttgtcgtctcgccaactattgcttctatgactatcgctaccgcttagtgataaagaaaagcaattacatggcgattgcatttcatacactaaagcgacaaccatatggctcttgccagttgccgataactattacaaaatatgatcatctcatacaacaatttatatatcatcacgtcttgaccatatcacatcacaacatgccctgcaaaacaagttagacgtcctctactttgttgttgcaagttttacgtggctgctacgggcttagcaagaaccgttcttacctacgcatcaaaaaccacaatgatttttcgtcaagtgtgttgttttaacattcaacaaggaccgggcgtagccacactcgattcaactaaagctggagaaacagacacccactagccacctgtgtgcgaagcacgtcggtagaaccagtctcgcgtaagtgtacgcgtaatgtcggtctgggccgcttcatccaacaatactgccgaataaaagtatggcatgctggtaagcagtatgactattatcgcccacaactctttgtgttctactcatgcatataacatctacgcatagacctggctcggatgccactgttgggtaacgcagtatttcaaaaaatttcctacgatcacgcaagatctatctaggagatgcatagcaacgagaggggagagtgtgtctacgtagcgtcatagaccgaaagtggaagcgttattaaaacgcgattgatgtagtcgtacgtcttcacgatccgaccgatcctagcaccgaacgtacagcacctccgcgatctgcacacattcagcccggtgacatcccacgaactctagatcgagctgaggtcgagggagagtttcgtcagcacgacggtgtgatggtggtgttgatgaagctactgacgcagggcttcgcctaagcactgcaacgatatgaccgaggtggaaatctgtggaggggggcaccgcacacggctaaacaatcaacttgtgtctatggggttcccccctcccccgtatataaaggagtggaggagggggagggctggcCTCCTATGGCactcccaagggggggagtcctactcccagtaggagtaggtttcccccttccctagttggagtaggagaagaaggaagagggagagggagagaaggaaaggggggccggcccccctcccaattcagattgggcttggggggggcgcacccccaccttggccgcctcctcctctcttccaccatggcccattaaggcccattaactccccgtggggttccggtaaccccccggtactccggaaaaatgcccgaaccactcggaacctttccggtgtccaaacatagccttccaatatattaatcttcatgtctcgaccattttgagactcctcgtcatgtcggtGATCACATCctggactccaaacaaccttcggtacatcaaaacacataaactcataataccgatcgtcatcgaacgttaagcgtgcggaccttacgggttcgagaactatgtagacatgaccgagactcatctccggtcaataaccaatagcggaacctggatgctcatattggttcctacatattctacgaagatctttatcggtcaaaccgcataacaatatacgttgttccctttgtcatcggtatgttacttgcccgagatttgatcgtcggtatcccaatacgtagttcaatctcgttaccgacaagtttctttactcgttccgtaatgcatcatcctgcaactaactcatagtcacattgcttgcaaggcttatagtgatgtgcattaccgagagggcccagagatacctcttcgaaacacggagtgacaaatcctaatctcgatctatgccaacccaacaaacaccgtcggagacacctgtagagcatctttataatcacccagttacattgtgacgtttgatagcacactaagtgttcctctggtattcgggagttgcataatctcatagtcataggaacatgtataagtcatgaagaaaggaatagcaataaactaaacgatcatagtgctaagctaacggatgggtcatgtcaatcccatcattctctaatgatgtgatcccgttcatcaaatgacaacacatgtctatggttaggaaacttaaccatctttcattaacgagctagtcaagtggaggcatactagtgacactctgtttgtctatgtattcacacatgtactaagtttccggttaatacaattctagcatgaataataaacagttaacatgatataaggaaatataaataacaactttattattgcctctagggcatatttccttcacgcgGATGAAGAGGCCGGGTTGGACGACACCGGCATCTCGGCGAACCCGGAGGTCACCATTGaggagtgatacgtccattttgcatcatgttttcctattgttatttacaatgtttttTATCTATagtaatgctttttggagtaattctaatgccatctctctcataatttgcaaggtacacaccaagagggagaattctggcagctggaaatctagacctgaaaaagctacgccaggctatattctgcacaactccaaatgagctgaaacttcacggagattttttatggaatatttaaggaatattggagccaataactaccagaggggggccaccaggtgggcacaacccacctgggcacgccaggcccCCTAGCGCGCCTTGGTgtattgtgccctcctcggcccacctctggtgcccatcttctggtatataagtgcTTTTGACCTAGAATAAATCAGAATAATACTtttgggatggagcgccgccgcctcgaggcggaacttgggcaggagcacttttgccctccggtggagcgattctgccgggggaacttccctcccggagggggaaatcatcgtcatcatcatcaccaacaactctcccatcttagggagggcaatctccatcaacatcttcaccagcaccatctcatctcaaaccctagttcatctcttgtattcaatcttgttgccggaactatagattgttgctagggggtgactagtagtgttgattacatcttgtagttgattaatGTATGGtctatttggtggaagattatatgttcagatccataatgcatattaatacccctattTGCCATGGGGGCGTAATTTGCCATTGGGAATGGCCGCTCGACCCACTTTTGGACCGATCTTTGGATAGGGGCCCAACCTCTATGGGCTGAATTCCGCGATTTGTACGAGATAGCTGTGGACCCAGCAATGACGGTGGCGGAGGCGTTCGCGTCGACACCACCAACGATTTACTTTAAACGGGAACTCAATGGGCAAGAGCAGACTAGTCTCGCAGCTCTGTTGCAGCTCATCGGCCCAATCAACCTTGCGGACGAACCGGACACAGTGAGCTGGGCGCTCACCAGCTCCGGAAAGTTTACGGTTAACTCCTTATATCGCAAGTTGTGTCGAGGGACGGCGCAACTTGCGATTGCAGGGTTGTGGATAGCACGGCTGCCCCTGAAGATCAAACTCTTCATGTGGCAATTGTTCCGTGATAAGCTGCCCACCTCCTTAAATGTGGCCAAACGCAACGGACCGACCACCGGGCCGTGCGTGCTGTGCAGGGCTCCAGATGCCAACCATGTGTTCTTCAACCGCCCTCTTGCAAGGTTTGCATGGAGAGCGGTCCGGACCGCGACTGGTGTCCAATGGGATCCTTGATCGGCTGTGGAGCTTACCCACCTTCTAGATGCGATCCACGGTCGTGCTAAACGGATTATGTGGAGTTGTGTAGGGGCACTACTCTGGGCTATGTGGTTAACTAGGAACAAATTCACTATTGAGGGTTGCTTCCCTATGCATCCGGCTAACATTATCTTCAAATGCAACCTCCTCTTGCAGTAGTGGAGTCCGTTGCGGAGGCGCAGGGATGCTGAGCTGATCAAGGCCGCCCAACAACGTCTGATGCAAGTGTATGTGATGGCTAGGGAGCCTTGACTATGGTTCTGACTGTGGTCCCTTTTGGTGCTTGACGAGCCTGCGCGCTCTGTACGGGCTATGCCCTGTAATCCACTAGTGGTTTGTTAAGTCGCGCTTGAACTATTTTGGTGATCCTTTTGCGTAGGCCGGAACGGCTTGTGGTGATGTCTTAAGACTTGGTGTTGTGCTACGCTGCCTGTTgtgggctttattaatttaaagccgaACGCATCTGGCGTCTTTGTTCTAAAAAAAATTAATACCcctttgatcatgagcatgttgatgagttgtgagtagttacttttgttcttgaggtcatgggataaatcatgttgcaagtaatcatgtgaacttgatatgtgttcgatattttgatagtatgtatgttgtgattcccttagtggtgtcttgtgaacatcgactacatgacacttcaccatatttgggcctaagggaatgcattgtggagtagtaaatagatggtgggttgcgagagtgacagaaacttaaacctcAGTTTATGCattattccgtaagggaccgattggatcctagagtttaatgctatggttaggatttatccttaatacttttctcgtagttgcggatgcttgcgggagggttaatcataagtaggaggtttgttcaagtaagaacagcacctaagcaccggtccacccacatatcaaattatcatagtagcaaacacaaatcaaaccaacatgatgaaagtgactagatgaaattcccgtgtaccctcaagtacgctttgcttattataggagaccgttttggccagtcctttgcctcaaaaggattgggctaccttgctgcatacttgttacaattatcgttacttgctcgttacaaattatcttgctatcaaactactcgctacttacagtttcagcacttgcagacattaccttactgaaaactacttgtcatttccttctgctcctcgttgggtttgacactcttacttatcaaaaagagctacaattgaccccatatacttgtgggtcatcaaggctattttctggcgccgttgcctgggagtgaagcgcctttggtaagtggaattcggtaaggaaacatttatatagtgtgctgaaatttattgtcacttgtcactatggaaaacaatcctttgaggggtttgttcagggtatcttcacctcgtccggaaccacaattaattgcccttcaacctactgcacctactgaaaatattgaatatgaaattccttcgtgtatgatagaacaactgctagctaatccttatgcaggagatggaacagaacatcctgatatgcacttgatacatgtggaacaaatttgtggattgttcaagcttgcaggtttacccagagatgaagttatgaaaatggttttccctttatctttgaacggaaaagcattggcatggtataggctatgcgatgatgttggatcatggaattgaaatcgtttaaaattggagtttcaccaaaaaatttatcctatgcatctagttcatcgtgatcggaattatatatataatttttggcctcgtgaaggagaaagtatcctctagcttgggggaggcttaagtcaatgttatattcacgccccaatcatgagctctcaagagaaattattattcagaatttttatgcttggctttctcgTATGATCGAACCATgctggatacttcttgtgctggttcttttatgaagaaaactactgaattccggtgggatctcttagaaagaattaaacgcaattcagaagattgggaactcgacgaaggtaaagagtcaggtataaagcttaagtatgattgtgttaaatattttatggataccgatgcttttcaaaagtttagcactaaatatggacttgactctgagatagtagcctccttctgtgaatcatttgctactcattttgaactccctaaagagaagtggcttaaatatcacccacctattaaagatgaaattaaagaaccagtaccagttaaagaagaaactatactctataatgttgatccagttgttcctactgcttatattgagaaaccaccttttcctgttaggataaaggagcatgctaaagtttcaactgtggttaaaaaagctatgttagaacacctaaaccagatgaacaaattagagttgaacctaatattgctatggttaaagatctcttagaagaagatgtgGATGGGCATGATATCTACttttgtgaagaagctgctagaattgccaaacctgaaaAAGGGGTAAAAATAGAACAGTAGTTGGCCTacctgtcatctcagttaaaaataggagatcacttttatcatggtttatgtgacctgggtgctagtgtgagtgctattcctcgtaagttatatcaagaaattagggaagacatagcacctattgagatagaagacatagatgttactattaaacttgcaaatagagacactatatcaccagttgggattattagagatgttgaagtcttgtgtgggaaagtaaaataccctactgattttcttgttcttggttccccacaagatgaattttgttccattatctttggcagacctttcttgaacacagttaatgctaggatagattgctAGAAACAAATTgtgggtgttagctttggtgatgagtctcatgagtttatttTTTCCAATTTTAGTAGAAACCATCATGAAAAAGagttgcctagtaaggatgaattgaTTGGTCTTGattctattgttgtgccacctactgatcctttagaacaatacttgctagaccatgaaaatgatttacatatgcatgaaagaaatgaaatagataatattttctttgaacaacgtcctctgcttaaacacaatttgcctattgaaactctaggaggtcctcctccacctaagggtgatcctgtgtttgaattaaaacaattgccagacaatctgaaatatgcttatctggatgaaaagaaaatatatcctgttattatcagtgctaacctttcagaacatgaagaagaaagattattgaaagttcgaaggaagcaccgagctgctattggatatactcttgatgatttaaagggcattagtcccactctatgtcaacacaaaattaatatggaacctgatgctaaaccaattgttgatcaccaacgtcggttaaatccgaagatgaaagaagtggtaagaacggaaatattaaaacttctggaagcatgtataatctatcctatagctgatagtagatggg is drawn from Aegilops tauschii subsp. strangulata cultivar AL8/78 chromosome 1, Aet v6.0, whole genome shotgun sequence and contains these coding sequences:
- the LOC109752800 gene encoding uncharacterized protein, whose protein sequence is MTVAEAFASTPPTIYFKRELNGQEQTSLAALLQLIGPINLADEPDTVSWALTSSGKFTVNSLYRKLCRGTAQLAIAGLWIARLPLKIKLFMWQLFRDKLPTSLNVAKRNGPTTGPCVLCRAPDANHVFFNRPLARFAWRAVRTATGVQWDP